In one bacterium genomic region, the following are encoded:
- a CDS encoding lysophospholipid acyltransferase family protein translates to MRFGVKVYFRKLEISGADNIPATGPIIFASNHPHSVTDALLLGLGAGRMLHFVAHSGLFRSRLQARFLRSCGVIPVFRPKDVSEAADLNVATFSACHRVLSEGGAIGIFPEGTSAEERRVQKLKTGTARIALSAEQEAGWRLGVTIVPVGLNFESRSRFRSRVLLRFGRPLVAAAYRDGYLDDPVATVNRLTCELQDALRRRVVNVEHVDFLELVHDVETVYKGELLARDGLEIPGDTRFKRDQQVTREIARALDYFYERSPDVIWGLSRLMRRYHRMRRMLRLKDELLRTERGPTVRGEIWRFVAMGAVGLPLAVYGAAGNLIPYKLTGRLADRLAPDLTKVHFCLLVVGAALFIPWYAALLYLAFTRLGAWEAVAAATTSPAAGLFAREYGRRMRNRRRLMRLAWLELVQGYRLQELRQQRRRLIRELDTALDDYLRAREEDA, encoded by the coding sequence GTGCGGTTCGGCGTGAAGGTCTATTTCCGCAAGCTGGAGATCTCGGGCGCAGACAATATCCCGGCGACGGGACCGATCATCTTCGCCTCGAACCACCCCCATTCGGTCACGGACGCGCTGCTCCTCGGCCTCGGCGCCGGGCGCATGCTGCACTTCGTGGCTCACAGCGGCCTCTTCCGCAGCCGCCTCCAGGCGCGGTTTTTACGCAGCTGCGGCGTGATACCCGTCTTCAGGCCCAAGGACGTGAGCGAGGCGGCGGACCTGAACGTCGCCACGTTCTCGGCCTGCCATCGCGTGCTGTCCGAAGGCGGCGCCATCGGCATCTTTCCCGAGGGCACCAGCGCCGAGGAGCGGCGCGTGCAGAAGCTGAAGACCGGCACCGCCCGCATCGCCCTGAGCGCCGAGCAGGAGGCCGGCTGGCGGCTGGGCGTGACGATCGTGCCGGTCGGGCTGAACTTCGAGAGCCGCAGCCGCTTCCGCAGCCGGGTGCTTCTGCGCTTCGGCAGGCCCTTGGTCGCGGCCGCCTACCGCGACGGCTATCTCGACGATCCGGTCGCGACCGTCAACCGGCTGACCTGCGAGCTGCAGGACGCGCTGCGCCGGCGCGTGGTCAACGTGGAACACGTCGATTTCCTCGAGCTGGTGCATGACGTGGAGACCGTCTACAAGGGCGAGCTGCTCGCTCGAGACGGCCTGGAGATTCCGGGCGATACGCGCTTCAAGCGGGACCAGCAGGTGACCCGGGAGATCGCCCGCGCCCTGGACTACTTCTACGAGCGCAGCCCGGACGTGATCTGGGGACTGTCCCGGCTGATGAGGCGGTACCACCGCATGCGTCGGATGTTGCGCCTGAAGGACGAACTGCTACGCACCGAACGAGGCCCCACGGTGCGCGGCGAGATCTGGCGTTTCGTGGCCATGGGCGCGGTCGGACTGCCGCTGGCGGTGTACGGCGCGGCGGGCAACCTCATCCCGTACAAGCTCACCGGCCGGCTCGCCGACCGGCTGGCGCCCGACCTCACCAAGGTCCACTTCTGCCTGCTCGTCGTCGGCGCCGCGCTGTTCATCCCCTGGTACGCGGCGCTGCTCTATCTGGCCTTCACGCGGCTCGGCGCCTGGGAGGCCGTCGCGGCGGCGACGACCTCACCCGCCGCAGGGCTCTTCGCCCGCGAGTACGGACGCCGCATGAGGAACCGTCGCCGCCTGATGCGCCTGGCTTGGCTCGAGCTGGTCCAGGGCTACCGGCTGCAGGAACTGCGACAGCAGAGGCGACGATTGATCCGCGAGCTGGACACGGCTCTCGACGATTACCTGCGCGCGCGGGAGGAAGACGCGTGA
- a CDS encoding polysaccharide deacetylase family protein, with product MSPSLMDVASVREYLGKRLLCSVTTHEKRLALTFDDGPHPRHTQRLLDLLATKGIRATFFVVGRRVRRFRDVLARTADAGHEIGNHSDHHVPLSLLPPPLIRRELEACGELVERVTGCRPRFMRPPMGWINDVVLDTARELGYEPAIGSIHPRDSRQPGLDVILRRVRRRIEPGAIIILHDGGWRIGADRGQTIAATDILTDELLAAGYRFETLSELAGA from the coding sequence GTGAGCCCCAGCCTGATGGACGTGGCGTCGGTGCGCGAATATCTGGGCAAGCGCCTGCTCTGCTCGGTCACGACGCATGAAAAGCGCCTGGCGCTGACCTTCGACGACGGCCCCCATCCCCGGCATACGCAACGGTTGTTGGACCTGCTCGCGACCAAGGGCATCCGCGCCACCTTCTTCGTGGTGGGACGGCGCGTGCGCCGGTTCCGCGACGTGCTGGCGCGGACCGCGGACGCGGGCCACGAGATAGGCAACCACTCCGATCATCACGTCCCGTTGTCGTTGCTGCCGCCGCCGTTGATCCGGCGCGAACTCGAGGCTTGCGGGGAGCTGGTCGAACGGGTCACGGGATGTCGTCCGCGCTTCATGCGCCCGCCCATGGGCTGGATCAACGACGTGGTCCTGGATACCGCGCGCGAGCTGGGTTACGAGCCGGCGATCGGCAGCATCCATCCCCGGGATTCCCGCCAGCCCGGGCTCGACGTGATATTGCGCCGCGTGCGCCGCCGCATCGAGCCGGGCGCCATCATCATCCTGCACGACGGCGGCTGGCGCATCGGCGCGGACCGCGGCCAGACCATCGCGGCGACGGACATCCTCACCGACGAGCTGCTCGCCGCCGGCTACCGTTTCGAGACGTTGAGCGAACTGGCGGGAGCCTGA